Proteins encoded by one window of Halobaculum halobium:
- a CDS encoding P-loop NTPase — translation MPKIYAVASVKGGVGKTTTAANLAATLAAAGYDTVAVDADLGSASLGPSLGVEPGETTLHDVLAGEADPVDATREGPHGLAVLPGGDSLEHFRKAEPGEIVDVLEAITGADYVIVDTGAGLTHQTALPLSVADGVLLVSTPTRDGLANTRKTQDLTEKLGGEVVGLALNEAAGDEDTGAVDVPVLGAIPDDPLVAEAQAAGSPLSAYAPDSDAAAAYRSLASSLTGQPIRPAVTPDNSGATPDDPEYETAATDTSPDAALDLPEVDAEPDVEADVGGTEIDEETTVADDGVAEEEEADDAVADDEADDSQPDEADDSQPDDADDAVILEDDGEEGDRAAAAARSTVLDDDEYAPSSTDAGPATVEDAESGESAEIGEDVIPFAQQSKERTEEAKQQQDDDADDSDDRGSGGFLGRLFRSS, via the coding sequence ATGCCGAAGATATACGCCGTCGCGAGCGTCAAAGGGGGGGTCGGCAAGACGACGACAGCCGCCAACCTCGCAGCGACGCTCGCGGCCGCCGGCTACGACACGGTCGCCGTCGACGCCGATCTCGGATCGGCCAGTCTCGGCCCGTCGCTCGGGGTCGAGCCGGGAGAGACGACTCTCCACGACGTGCTCGCGGGCGAGGCCGACCCCGTCGACGCGACGCGTGAGGGGCCACACGGCCTCGCGGTGCTCCCCGGGGGGGACAGCCTCGAACACTTCCGGAAGGCCGAGCCGGGCGAGATCGTCGACGTGCTGGAGGCGATCACGGGCGCAGACTACGTGATCGTCGACACGGGCGCGGGGTTGACTCACCAGACGGCGCTCCCGCTGTCTGTCGCCGACGGCGTTCTCCTGGTGTCGACGCCGACGCGCGACGGACTCGCGAACACCCGCAAGACGCAGGACCTCACCGAGAAGCTCGGCGGCGAGGTCGTCGGGCTCGCACTCAACGAGGCGGCGGGAGACGAGGACACCGGCGCCGTCGACGTGCCCGTCCTCGGCGCGATTCCCGACGACCCGCTGGTCGCCGAGGCGCAGGCGGCGGGGAGCCCCCTCTCGGCGTACGCGCCCGACAGCGACGCCGCGGCGGCCTACCGTTCGCTCGCGTCTTCGCTCACCGGACAGCCGATCCGTCCCGCGGTGACGCCGGACAACTCGGGGGCGACACCCGATGACCCGGAGTACGAGACGGCCGCTACCGACACGAGCCCCGACGCCGCACTCGATCTCCCAGAGGTCGACGCCGAACCTGACGTCGAGGCAGACGTGGGGGGTACCGAGATAGACGAGGAGACTACCGTGGCGGACGATGGCGTGGCAGAAGAAGAGGAAGCGGACGACGCCGTGGCAGACGACGAGGCCGATGACAGCCAGCCGGACGAGGCCGACGACAGCCAGCCGGACGACGCCGACGACGCCGTGATCCTCGAGGACGACGGCGAGGAGGGGGACCGCGCCGCGGCCGCGGCCCGGAGCACGGTCCTCGACGACGACGAGTACGCTCCCTCTTCGACGGACGCGGGCCCGGCGACGGTCGAGGACGCGGAATCGGGCGAGTCCGCTGAGATCGGCGAGGACGTGATCCCGTTCGCCCAGCAGAGCAAGGAGCGTACCGAAGAGGCGAAACAGCAGCAGGACGACGACGCCGACGACTCGGACGACCGCGGCAGCGGGGGGTTCCTCGGGCGGCTGTTCCGGTCGTCGTAG
- the ribB gene encoding 3,4-dihydroxy-2-butanone-4-phosphate synthase — protein MSSQAGRLDRALAAFRAGEPVLVHDFDDREGETDLVYPAGAVEPADVARMRNDAGGLICVAVSDPVADAAALPFLEDQIDHPAAASHDLAYDDRSSFSLPVNHRDTFTGITDDDRALTITELASMASAVEAGVDYDAEAFAAEFRAPGHVHVLRGAPDGLSDRLGHTELGLAMAAETGQPPAVVVCEMLDDETGRALSTRAAQEYAERHGFPFVEGAELVEALR, from the coding sequence GTGAGCAGCCAAGCCGGACGACTGGACCGCGCGCTCGCGGCGTTTCGCGCCGGCGAACCGGTGCTCGTCCACGACTTCGACGACCGCGAGGGAGAGACCGACTTGGTGTACCCTGCCGGCGCCGTCGAGCCGGCGGACGTGGCGCGGATGCGCAACGACGCCGGCGGGCTGATCTGCGTCGCCGTCTCCGACCCCGTCGCCGACGCCGCCGCGCTCCCGTTCCTCGAAGACCAGATCGACCACCCGGCGGCCGCGAGCCACGACCTCGCGTACGACGACCGGTCGTCGTTCTCGCTGCCGGTGAACCACCGGGACACCTTCACCGGGATCACCGACGACGACCGCGCGCTGACGATCACGGAGCTGGCGTCGATGGCCTCCGCCGTCGAGGCGGGCGTCGACTACGACGCCGAGGCGTTCGCCGCCGAGTTCCGCGCGCCCGGGCACGTCCACGTGCTCCGCGGCGCTCCGGACGGGCTCTCTGACCGGCTGGGTCACACCGAGTTGGGGCTCGCGATGGCCGCCGAGACGGGACAGCCGCCCGCGGTCGTCGTCTGTGAGATGCTCGACGACGAGACCGGCCGGGCGCTGTCGACGCGGGCGGCCCAGGAGTACGCCGAGCGACACGGCTTCCCGTTCGTCGAGGGCGCCGAGTTGGTCGAAGCGCTGCGGTAG
- the prf1 gene encoding peptide chain release factor aRF-1: MSSDAQEGQASEDRRKYEFRKVLDELDDFEGSGTQLVTIYIPDDKQVSDVVAHVTQEHSEASNIKSKQTRTAVQDALTSIKDRLRYYDVYPPDNGIVIFSGAVDSGGGQTDMVTKVLESPPEPIQSFRYHCDSNFLTGPLEDMMTDKGLFGLIVLDRREANVGWLKGKRVEPVKSASSLVPGKQRKGGQSAQRFARLRLEAIDNFYQEVAGMANDLMVDKRHDIEGILVGGPSPTKDEFLDGDYLHHELQDHVLGKFDVAYTDESGLYDLVDAAGDVLADQEVMKDKREMEEFFENLHTGDKATYGFEQTRRNLIMGSVERLLLSEDLHDDVITYECPNGHEEREVVERRHSTPEHECEECGEMVAASDAGKREDVVEHLIEIAEQRGTETKFISTDFEKGDQLMDAFGGVAGILRYSTGV; the protein is encoded by the coding sequence ATGAGCAGCGACGCCCAGGAGGGGCAGGCGAGCGAGGACCGACGGAAGTACGAGTTCCGGAAGGTCCTCGACGAGCTCGACGACTTCGAGGGCTCGGGCACCCAGCTCGTCACGATATACATCCCCGACGACAAGCAGGTCTCCGACGTGGTCGCCCACGTCACACAGGAGCACAGCGAGGCGTCAAACATCAAGTCCAAGCAGACCCGGACCGCCGTGCAGGACGCCCTCACCAGCATCAAGGACCGCCTGCGGTACTACGACGTCTACCCGCCCGACAACGGGATCGTCATCTTCTCGGGCGCGGTCGACTCCGGCGGCGGCCAGACCGACATGGTGACCAAGGTGCTGGAGTCGCCGCCCGAGCCGATCCAGTCGTTCCGCTACCACTGCGACTCCAACTTCCTGACCGGGCCGCTGGAGGACATGATGACCGACAAGGGGCTGTTCGGGCTCATCGTCCTCGACCGACGGGAGGCGAACGTCGGCTGGCTCAAGGGCAAGCGCGTCGAGCCCGTCAAGTCGGCCTCCTCGCTGGTGCCCGGCAAGCAGCGGAAGGGTGGCCAGTCCGCCCAGCGGTTCGCCCGCCTCCGCCTGGAGGCCATCGACAACTTCTACCAGGAGGTCGCGGGGATGGCGAACGACCTGATGGTCGACAAGCGCCACGATATCGAAGGCATCCTCGTGGGCGGTCCCTCGCCGACGAAAGACGAGTTCCTCGACGGCGACTACCTCCACCACGAGTTGCAAGACCACGTCCTCGGGAAGTTCGACGTGGCCTACACCGACGAGTCGGGGCTGTACGATCTGGTCGACGCCGCGGGCGACGTGCTCGCCGACCAGGAGGTGATGAAGGACAAGCGGGAGATGGAGGAGTTCTTCGAGAACCTCCACACCGGCGACAAGGCGACCTACGGCTTCGAGCAGACCCGCCGCAACCTCATCATGGGCTCGGTCGAGCGCCTGCTGCTCTCGGAGGACCTTCACGACGACGTGATCACCTACGAGTGCCCGAACGGTCACGAGGAACGCGAAGTCGTCGAGCGTCGCCACTCCACACCCGAGCACGAGTGCGAGGAGTGCGGCGAGATGGTGGCCGCCAGCGACGCCGGCAAGCGCGAGGACGTCGTCGAACACCTCATCGAGATCGCCGAGCAGCGCGGCACCGAGACGAAGTTCATCTCCACCGACTTCGAGAAGGGTGATCAGCTCATGGACGCCTTCGGCGGCGTCGCCGGCATCCTGCGGTACTCTACGGGCGTCTAA
- a CDS encoding branched-chain amino acid transaminase has translation MAGFTEMDVDTIWQNGEYVDWEDATTHVLTHGLHYGTGVFEGVRAYDTEEGTAVFRWEEHLDRFFESTKPYDMEIPYSREELTEATMETIRRNDLDSAYVRPIAYYGYHSLGVAPGDCPTDVAIAAWPWGTYLGEDALENGIKAMVSSWRKHSSSQIPTNAKTTGLYVNSLLAGEEARRNGYKEAIVLNKEGNVAEGPGENIFLVRDGEIFTPGLSESILDGITRNTVIELARERGYTVHDNVSISRGELNTADELFFTGSAAEVTPIRQVDNVEIGNGSRGPVTEELQTAFFDLVERRTDDHEEWFTYV, from the coding sequence ATGGCTGGCTTCACCGAGATGGACGTCGACACCATCTGGCAAAACGGCGAGTACGTCGACTGGGAGGACGCGACGACGCACGTCCTCACGCACGGACTCCACTACGGCACGGGCGTCTTCGAGGGCGTGCGGGCCTACGACACCGAGGAGGGGACCGCGGTGTTCCGCTGGGAGGAGCACCTCGACCGATTCTTCGAATCGACGAAGCCGTACGACATGGAGATCCCCTACTCACGGGAGGAACTGACCGAGGCGACGATGGAGACCATCCGCCGCAACGACCTCGACTCGGCGTACGTCCGCCCCATCGCCTACTACGGCTACCACAGCCTCGGCGTCGCGCCGGGCGACTGTCCGACCGACGTGGCGATCGCGGCGTGGCCGTGGGGCACGTATCTCGGCGAAGACGCACTGGAGAACGGGATCAAGGCGATGGTGTCCTCCTGGCGCAAGCACTCCTCCTCGCAGATCCCGACGAACGCGAAGACCACGGGGCTGTACGTCAACTCCCTGCTCGCGGGCGAGGAGGCCCGCCGCAACGGGTACAAGGAGGCGATCGTCCTCAACAAGGAGGGCAACGTCGCGGAGGGGCCCGGCGAGAACATCTTCCTCGTGCGCGACGGCGAGATCTTCACGCCCGGGCTCTCGGAATCCATCCTCGACGGCATCACCCGGAACACGGTGATCGAACTGGCGCGCGAGCGCGGCTACACCGTTCACGACAACGTGAGCATCTCGCGGGGCGAACTGAACACCGCCGACGAGCTGTTCTTCACCGGCTCGGCGGCGGAGGTCACGCCGATCCGGCAGGTCGACAACGTCGAGATCGGGAACGGCTCGCGCGGGCCGGTCACCGAGGAACTGCAGACCGCGTTCTTCGACCTCGTGGAGCGTCGCACCGACGACCACGAAGAGTGGTTCACGTACGTCTGA
- a CDS encoding cobalamin B12-binding domain-containing protein: MSTQEREAGRQIRCLIAKVGLDGHDRGAHVISRAFRDAGFEVIYSGLHRAPDEIVQAAVQEDVDVLGISILSGAHNTLVPKIVDGLKEYDAFEDTLILVGGIIPDDDREDMLEMGVGAVFGPGTPMEETIEFVRENVHDRE; encoded by the coding sequence ATGAGTACACAAGAACGCGAGGCGGGGCGACAGATCCGCTGTCTCATCGCGAAGGTCGGCCTCGACGGCCACGACCGCGGCGCACACGTCATTTCGCGGGCGTTTCGCGACGCCGGCTTCGAGGTCATCTACTCCGGACTCCACCGCGCGCCCGACGAGATCGTCCAGGCGGCCGTCCAGGAGGACGTCGACGTCCTCGGGATCTCCATCCTCTCAGGGGCCCACAACACGCTCGTCCCGAAGATCGTCGACGGCCTGAAGGAGTACGACGCCTTCGAGGACACGCTGATCCTCGTCGGCGGGATCATCCCCGACGACGACCGCGAGGACATGCTCGAGATGGGGGTCGGCGCCGTCTTCGGCCCGGGTACCCCGATGGAGGAGACGATCGAGTTCGTCCGCGAGAACGTCCACGACCGCGAGTGA
- a CDS encoding Na+/H+ antiporter NhaC family protein yields the protein METQPPGTDEERGDARRPTLGEALVPLAVVIASLGIGSGVLGLAPHGPLLWSIAFAGLFTRYRLGYDWDGVYDAAEGGLQMGMQAVLILFVIYGLIATWTSAGTIPGLMYYGLGLLSPQVFLPVTAVLAAVVAFAIGSSWTTVGTLGVAFIGIGSGLDVSAPMTAGAIVSGAYAGDKQSPLSDTTNLAAAVTNTDLYDHINAMRLGTAVALGLSVAGYAVLGAYAVSGSGGDPSAITGPLASAYALGPLVFLPLVVTFGLAVRGYPALPALVAGVFAGAGTTVLAQGRSFTAAWDAFLNGTAPETGSELVNGLLATGGLAGSGWTIAVVVAALALGGLLEGTGVLAVVADRLADVVWSRNSLVVGTGGAALLTNAFTAQQYMSIVVPGVSLRGLYDEYGLDSRDLSRAVEAAGTPTGPLFPWHAGAVFMAAALGFESSWAFVPYYFFGPLSAVALVGLALAGRATTPTEAPGGATPADD from the coding sequence ATGGAGACGCAGCCCCCAGGCACCGACGAGGAACGCGGCGACGCGCGGCGGCCGACGCTCGGCGAGGCGCTCGTGCCGCTGGCGGTCGTCATCGCCTCCTTAGGCATCGGCTCGGGGGTGCTCGGGCTCGCCCCGCACGGGCCGCTGTTGTGGAGTATCGCCTTCGCAGGGTTGTTCACGCGGTACCGACTCGGCTACGACTGGGACGGGGTGTACGACGCCGCCGAGGGCGGTCTCCAAATGGGGATGCAGGCCGTGTTGATCCTGTTCGTCATCTACGGGCTGATCGCGACGTGGACCAGCGCCGGCACGATCCCGGGGCTGATGTACTACGGGCTTGGACTGCTGTCGCCGCAGGTGTTCCTCCCGGTGACGGCCGTGCTCGCGGCCGTCGTCGCCTTCGCCATCGGGTCGTCGTGGACGACCGTCGGCACGCTCGGGGTCGCGTTCATCGGCATCGGTTCGGGGCTCGACGTCTCGGCGCCGATGACCGCCGGCGCGATCGTTTCGGGGGCGTACGCGGGCGACAAGCAGAGCCCGCTGTCGGACACCACCAACCTCGCGGCGGCCGTCACGAACACCGACCTGTACGACCACATCAACGCGATGCGTCTCGGCACCGCCGTCGCGCTCGGTCTCTCGGTCGCCGGCTACGCCGTCCTCGGCGCGTACGCCGTGAGCGGCTCCGGCGGCGATCCCTCGGCGATCACCGGGCCGCTGGCGTCCGCCTACGCGCTCGGTCCGCTGGTGTTCCTCCCGCTGGTCGTCACGTTCGGGCTCGCGGTCCGCGGCTACCCCGCGCTGCCCGCGCTGGTCGCCGGCGTGTTCGCGGGCGCCGGGACGACCGTGCTCGCGCAGGGCCGCTCGTTCACCGCCGCCTGGGACGCCTTCCTGAACGGCACCGCCCCCGAGACCGGCAGCGAACTCGTCAACGGGCTGCTGGCGACGGGCGGCCTCGCGGGGTCGGGCTGGACGATCGCCGTCGTCGTCGCGGCGCTGGCGTTGGGCGGGCTGTTGGAGGGGACGGGCGTGCTCGCGGTCGTCGCCGACCGCCTGGCGGACGTAGTGTGGTCACGAAACTCCCTCGTCGTCGGCACCGGCGGCGCCGCGCTCCTCACGAACGCGTTCACCGCCCAGCAGTACATGAGCATCGTCGTTCCCGGCGTGAGCCTCCGGGGTCTGTACGACGAATACGGGCTCGACTCGCGAGATCTCTCTCGGGCCGTCGAGGCGGCCGGCACCCCCACCGGTCCGTTGTTCCCGTGGCACGCCGGCGCGGTCTTCATGGCGGCCGCGCTCGGCTTCGAGTCGTCGTGGGCGTTCGTCCCGTACTACTTCTTCGGCCCGCTGTCGGCGGTGGCGCTCGTCGGGTTGGCGCTGGCCGGGCGGGCGACGACGCCGACCGAGGCTCCGGGGGGTGCCACGCCCGCGGACGACTGA
- a CDS encoding CTP-dependent riboflavin kinase, protein MSASTTTVGHDEVAALKTVALRGGLGEPVKVSCSTLGERLDASSQTASRRLQRLEAAGLLERDVVGDGQWVTVTNAGERRLRGEYADYRRLFEGEAGLSLSGSVTSGMGEGRHYIQLSGYHEQFVERLGYEPFPGTLNVSLSEAAVRARAGLDSVEGVPIDGWEDEERTFGPATCYATEVSADGESFTPAHVIVPERTHHDEDQIELIAPAKLREELGLDDGDEVRVRVTDAERADEPASPTETTEFGGSA, encoded by the coding sequence ATGAGTGCTTCCACGACGACCGTCGGCCACGACGAGGTGGCCGCGCTGAAGACCGTCGCGCTTCGAGGCGGCCTGGGCGAACCGGTGAAGGTCTCCTGTTCGACGCTGGGGGAGCGTCTCGACGCGTCCAGCCAGACGGCCTCTCGACGGCTCCAGCGGCTCGAAGCCGCCGGCCTACTCGAACGCGACGTCGTCGGCGACGGCCAGTGGGTGACGGTGACCAACGCGGGCGAGCGTCGCCTCCGGGGCGAGTACGCCGACTACCGGCGGCTGTTCGAGGGCGAGGCCGGACTCTCGCTGTCGGGGAGCGTCACCTCCGGGATGGGTGAGGGCCGCCACTACATCCAGCTGTCGGGGTACCACGAGCAGTTCGTCGAGCGCCTCGGCTACGAGCCGTTCCCGGGCACGCTGAACGTCTCGCTGTCGGAGGCGGCCGTGCGCGCCCGCGCCGGGCTGGACTCCGTCGAGGGGGTTCCCATCGACGGTTGGGAGGACGAGGAGCGGACGTTCGGCCCGGCGACGTGTTACGCAACGGAGGTCAGTGCCGACGGCGAGTCGTTCACGCCGGCGCACGTCATCGTCCCCGAGCGGACCCACCACGACGAGGACCAGATCGAGCTGATCGCGCCCGCGAAGCTACGCGAGGAGCTGGGACTCGACGACGGCGACGAGGTCCGCGTCCGTGTCACCGACGCCGAGCGGGCCGACGAGCCGGCGTCGCCGACCGAGACCACGGAGTTCGGGGGATCAGCGTGA
- the meaB gene encoding methylmalonyl Co-A mutase-associated GTPase MeaB, giving the protein MTVTGTESALVDDLLDGKHRALARVITKIENRSPGYRDIVSALHTHTGTADVIGITGSPGAGKSTLVDKLAKTYRDRGETVGVIAVDPSSPYTGGAVLGDRIRMASNVGDMDVFFRSMSARGTLGGLSTATSDAVKALDAFGKDKVIIETVGAGQNEVDIVKTADTVCVLVQPGSGDDVQMLKAGILEIGDVFVVNKADMDGAERTVAELEEMIHMRENPAAGLNTGHHGPVDDEEMARVAIDSPDEEAWDPRVVETVATDATGVQELIDTLGDHAAWLHETGRIDDRARTRYAEEIRQLVRADTAGLLEEVIEARGGIEAMADDVLVKETDPYTVADELVGPVRECVDEELEP; this is encoded by the coding sequence ATGACGGTCACAGGGACGGAGTCGGCGCTGGTCGATGACCTGCTGGACGGGAAACACCGGGCGCTCGCGCGCGTTATCACGAAGATCGAGAACCGTTCGCCGGGGTACCGCGACATCGTCTCCGCGCTCCACACCCACACCGGAACCGCGGACGTGATCGGGATCACGGGCAGCCCGGGCGCCGGGAAGTCGACGCTGGTCGACAAACTGGCGAAGACGTACCGCGACCGCGGCGAGACGGTCGGCGTCATCGCGGTCGACCCCTCCTCGCCGTACACCGGCGGGGCGGTGCTGGGCGACCGGATCCGGATGGCCTCCAACGTCGGCGACATGGACGTGTTCTTCCGATCGATGTCCGCCCGCGGGACGCTCGGCGGACTGTCGACGGCCACGTCGGACGCGGTGAAGGCGCTCGACGCCTTCGGCAAGGACAAGGTGATCATCGAGACGGTCGGCGCGGGGCAAAACGAGGTCGACATCGTGAAGACCGCAGACACGGTGTGCGTGCTCGTCCAGCCGGGGTCTGGCGACGACGTGCAGATGCTGAAGGCGGGAATCTTAGAGATCGGCGACGTGTTCGTCGTCAACAAAGCCGACATGGACGGCGCCGAGCGCACCGTCGCGGAGTTGGAGGAGATGATCCACATGCGCGAAAACCCCGCGGCGGGGCTGAACACGGGCCACCACGGCCCCGTCGACGACGAGGAGATGGCGCGGGTCGCCATCGACAGCCCCGACGAGGAGGCGTGGGACCCGCGGGTCGTCGAGACGGTCGCCACCGACGCGACGGGCGTCCAAGAGCTGATCGACACGCTCGGCGACCACGCCGCGTGGCTCCACGAGACGGGGCGGATCGACGACCGGGCGCGCACTCGGTACGCCGAGGAGATCCGGCAGTTGGTTCGCGCCGACACCGCCGGGCTGCTGGAGGAAGTGATCGAGGCCCGCGGCGGGATCGAGGCGATGGCCGACGACGTCCTCGTGAAGGAGACGGACCCGTACACCGTCGCCGACGAGTTGGTCGGACCGGTGCGCGAGTGCGTCGACGAGGAATTAGAGCCGTAG
- the argS gene encoding arginine--tRNA ligase translates to MFRQFRSAVAAALTDALADLGYPTDDLGIEDPPDGVDATLASSVAFRLAGEAGAPPPQVAAEVAEAVDSAGTEYLARVDTSGPYVNFFVDDAYYADTLAAAGDDEFGRLPPNGESVVVEHTSANPTGPVHVGRARNPIIGDAVANAIDYAGYDVDRHYYVNDAGRQMAIFTWAYETFDEADLPEPARDKSDYDLVRYYRKGNEVLEEGDEETVEAAEAEISSILQGLESGDAETYERVSAVVDAVLSGMEASLARLPAAFDEFVKETRFISDGSSDEVAERLKALDESVLEEGAWQVDLSEYGYEKKLVFLRSDGTSLYTTRDLAHHEWKFDNYDRAVTVLGEDHKLQAGQLQAALDLLGNDTERLQSMFYSYVNLPEGKMSTRAGTAVDLDDLLDEAIDRAREEVESRLDDRIRDDDLAGEDVERIARQVGVGAVRYDIVSKQPTKSITFEWDRALDFEAQSAPYVQYVHARCCGIVDEAGDEGPAPEATVDQSALSTPEERDLLAVIAQFPAVVEEAAEDLEPHRVATYTREFAETFNAFYRECPVLTADDEATRDARLALVIAARNTVANALDVLGVEAPESM, encoded by the coding sequence ATGTTCAGACAGTTCCGGTCGGCCGTGGCGGCGGCGCTGACGGACGCGCTCGCCGACCTCGGCTATCCGACCGACGATCTCGGCATCGAGGACCCCCCCGACGGCGTCGACGCGACGCTCGCCTCCAGCGTCGCCTTCCGGCTGGCGGGCGAGGCGGGCGCCCCGCCACCGCAAGTTGCCGCCGAGGTCGCAGAGGCAGTCGACAGCGCGGGGACGGAGTACCTCGCGCGCGTCGACACCAGCGGGCCGTACGTGAATTTCTTCGTCGACGACGCCTACTACGCAGACACGCTCGCCGCCGCCGGCGACGACGAGTTCGGTCGGCTCCCGCCGAACGGCGAGTCCGTCGTCGTGGAACACACCTCCGCGAACCCGACGGGGCCGGTCCACGTCGGCCGCGCGCGCAACCCGATCATCGGCGACGCCGTCGCGAACGCGATCGACTACGCCGGCTACGACGTCGACCGCCACTACTACGTGAACGACGCCGGCCGGCAGATGGCGATATTCACGTGGGCCTACGAGACGTTCGACGAGGCGGATCTCCCCGAGCCAGCGCGCGATAAGTCGGACTACGACCTCGTCCGCTACTACCGCAAGGGCAACGAGGTGCTGGAGGAGGGCGACGAGGAGACCGTCGAGGCCGCAGAGGCGGAGATATCGTCGATCCTCCAGGGGCTGGAGTCGGGAGACGCGGAGACGTACGAACGCGTCAGCGCGGTCGTGGACGCCGTACTCTCGGGGATGGAGGCGTCGCTCGCGCGCCTGCCCGCCGCGTTCGACGAGTTCGTCAAGGAGACGCGCTTCATCAGTGACGGCTCCTCTGACGAGGTTGCCGAGCGGTTGAAAGCGCTCGACGAGTCCGTACTGGAGGAGGGCGCATGGCAGGTCGACCTCTCCGAGTACGGGTACGAAAAGAAACTCGTGTTCCTCCGCTCGGACGGCACGTCGCTGTACACCACCCGCGATCTGGCGCACCACGAGTGGAAGTTCGACAACTACGACCGCGCGGTCACCGTGCTCGGCGAGGACCACAAACTGCAGGCGGGGCAGCTTCAGGCCGCACTCGACCTCCTCGGCAACGACACCGAGCGCCTGCAGTCGATGTTCTACTCGTACGTGAATCTCCCCGAGGGGAAGATGTCCACGCGCGCGGGCACCGCGGTCGACCTCGACGACCTGCTCGACGAGGCGATCGACCGCGCCCGCGAGGAGGTCGAATCCCGCCTGGACGACCGCATCCGCGACGACGACCTCGCCGGAGAAGACGTCGAGCGCATCGCCCGACAGGTCGGCGTCGGCGCCGTCCGCTACGACATCGTGAGCAAGCAGCCGACGAAGTCGATCACGTTCGAGTGGGACCGCGCGCTCGACTTCGAGGCGCAGTCTGCGCCCTACGTCCAGTACGTCCACGCGCGCTGTTGCGGGATCGTCGACGAGGCCGGCGACGAGGGGCCGGCCCCCGAGGCGACGGTCGACCAGTCCGCGCTGTCGACGCCCGAGGAACGCGACCTGCTGGCGGTGATCGCGCAGTTCCCCGCCGTGGTCGAGGAGGCCGCGGAGGACCTCGAACCGCACCGCGTCGCCACGTACACCCGCGAGTTCGCGGAGACGTTCAACGCGTTTTACCGGGAGTGCCCGGTGTTGACCGCCGACGACGAGGCGACGCGCGACGCGCGGCTCGCGCTCGTCATTGCAGCACGCAACACGGTCGCAAACGCGCTCGACGTGCTCGGGGTCGAAGCGCCCGAGTCGATGTAG